A part of Salvia hispanica cultivar TCC Black 2014 unplaced genomic scaffold, UniMelb_Shisp_WGS_1.0 HiC_scaffold_948, whole genome shotgun sequence genomic DNA contains:
- the LOC125200388 gene encoding uncharacterized protein LOC125200388: MAKLEIDEGNSRNVSLRLIGKRCRDGRTYNLSSVSEVAALIVGDFDEALGDRDIIVESQNGELQRIPELHPSFLGLQYPILFPYGEDGYREDIDFAISNNSGLNSRKKISPREYFSFRLQQREDEPPTILHARRLFQQFVVDAYTMIEAGRLRFVRTHQKQLCAEMYKGLNDAILRGETDPSTQGKRVILPSSFVGGARYMIQNYQDAMALCGWFGYPTLFITFTSNPKWHEIVRFVDSRGLKYTDRPDIVCRIFKVKLDELIRDIRKNKIFGNVQAVIYTVEFQKRGLPHAHILFFLSKEDKQIVVEQIDKFISAEIPAVEIDPFYHANVAELMVHGPCGVSRPSSPCMVKGRCGKYFPKRFVDATTFDGDGYPIYRRRDDGRVVLKNDIPLDNRYVVPHNRYLLMKYGGHINVEWCNQSRSIKYLFKYINKGLDRVTATFMESGMDSSENNIDEVKMYYDCRYVSSSEAVWRIFGFDMQYKDPPVERLGFHFENEQSVIFSESEPLDIILDRRTAHQSKFLGWMEANKIYPQGRDLTYSEFPTRFVWKGNCWQPRKQRFAIGRMFYIAPGSGEMYYLRCLLNIVRGATSYEEIRCVNGIQYDTFREACFALGLLDDDKEYVDGITEANLVLNDDEIKNLALVEIDRLLVKVGRSLRDFDDIPYPSSENYQLSVDGLINEELCYDHASLSKDLLNFISKFTDEQLHVYDVIMTSINSDIGGMFFVYGYGGTGKTFIWRSLSAAIRSKGEIVLNVALSGIASLLLPGGRTAHSRFKIPINPNEDSVCNINQSSELASLIRRCKLIIWDEAPMIHKYCIEALDKSLRDIMRSDIHSSMELPFGGKTVVFCGDFRQILPVVPKGSHQDIVNATINSSYLWKSCKVLRLTKNMRLFGVESAEEASKLKEFSDWIASIGDGVVGGPNDGYANIDVPNDILLKLDGDPLKTIVSSIYPDFMNEGKLRSYLHDRAILAPTLEIVDSINEYMISFNQSEGRTYFSSDCISKSDSNFNALSHVHGVEFLNSIKCSGTPNHELVLKIGTPVMLLRNVDHSNGLCNGTRLILTRLGDHVLEGEVLGGLNSGHKVLIPRMPLVPSDTRLPFKFQRRQFPLIVSYAMTINKSQGQSLAHVGLFLKKPVFSHGQLYVALSRVTSRDGLKILVCNDDDVGCDSTVNVVFKEVFQNL; the protein is encoded by the exons ATGGCAAAGCTAGAAATCGATGAAGGAAATTCAAGGAATGTAAGTTTAAGATTGATTGGTAAACGATGTAGAGATGGCAGAACTTATAATTTATCTTCTGTATCTGAAGTTGCTGCATTAATAGTTGGTGATTTTGACGAAGCTTTGGGTGATAGAGACATTATTGTTGAATCCCAGAATGGTGAACTGCAACGTATCCCTGAATTGCATCCATCTTTTCTAGGTTTACAATATCCTATTCTATTCCCTTATGGTGAAGATGGTTATAGAGAAGATATTGATTTTGCAATTTCTAACAATTCTGGTTTGAATAGTAGAAAGAAAATCAGCCCAAGGGAATATTTCTCTTTCCGTTTGCAACAAAGAGAAGATGAACCTCCCACTATTTTGCATGCTCGAAGATTGTTCCAGCAATTTGTAGTTGATGCATACACAATGATTGAAGCTGGACGACTGAGGTTTGTTCGAACACATCAAAAGCAATTGTGCGCCGAAATGTACAAAGGTTTAAATGATGCAATTTTGAGGGGTGAGACTGATCCATCTACCCAAGGCAAGCGAGTTATTTTGCCTTCCAGTTTTGTTGGAGGTGCGCGCTATATGATTCAAAATTATCAAGATGCAATGGCTCTTTGTGGATGGTTTGGTTATCCCACTTTGTTCATTACTTTCACTAGCAATCCAAAGTGGCAtgagattgttaggtttgtCGATAGTAGGGGCTTGAAATATACTGATCGTCCAGATATTGTTTGTCGAATATTCAAAGTTAAGTTAGATGAGTTAATCAGAGATATCCGTAAGAATAAGATTTTTGGCAATGTTCAAGCAG TTATTTACACTGTGGAGTTTCAGAAGCGTGGATTGCCTCATGcgcatattttgttttttcttagTAAGGAAGACAAACAGATTGTTGTTGAGCAGATTGATAAGTTTATTTCAGCTGAAATTCCTGCAGTTGAAATTGATCCTTTCTATCATGCTAATGTTGCTGAATTAATGGTGCATGGTCCTTGTGGTGTTTCTCGACCATCATCACCATGCATGGTGAAAGGCCGGTGTGGtaaatattttccaaaaagaTTTGTTGATGCTACAACTTTTGATGGAGATGGTTATCCTATTTATAGACGTAGAGATGATGGTCGAGTTGTTTTAAAGAATGACATTCCATTAGACAATAGATATGTTGTACCTCATAATCGTTATCTATTGATGAAATATGGAGGTCATATAAATGTAGAGTGGTGTAATCAGTCTCGATCTATTaagtatttgtttaaataCATCAATAAGGGGCTTGATCGTGTTACTGCTACATTTATGGAATCAGGGATGGATAGTAGTGAGAATAATATTGATGAAGTAAagatgtattatgattgtagGTATGTTTCTTCTTCTGAAGCTGTTTGGagaatttttggatttgatATGCAATATAAGGATCCACCTGTTGAGAGACTGGGTTTCCATTTTGAAAATGAACAGAGTGTAATTTTTTCTGAATCTGAACctcttgatattattttggatcGAAGAACAGCTCATCAAAGCAAGTTTTTAGGTTGGATGgaagcaaataaaatatatcctCAAGGTAGGGATCTCACTTATTCTGAGTTTCCAACAAGATTTGTTTGGAAGGGTAATTGTTGGCAACCTCGGAAGCAGAGATTTGCTATTGGGAGAATGTTTTATATTGCTCCTGGTTCTGGTGAAATGTACTACTTGAGATGTTTGTTAAATATAGTTCGTGGAGCTACATCTTATGAAGAAATTCGGTGTGTGAATGGAATTCAGTATGATACATTTCGAGAGGCTTGCTTTGCTTTAGGTTTGCTGGATGATGATAAGGAATATGTTGATGGTATTACTGAGGCAA ATTTGGTGTTGAatgatgatgaaataaaaaatttggcaTTGGTTGAGATTGATAGACTTTTGGTGAAAGTTGGTCGGAGTTTGCgtgattttgatgatattcCTTATCCATCGTCtgaaaattatcaattatcaGTTGATGGATTGATTAATGAGGAACTATGTTATGATCACGCATCTTTGTCAAAAGATCTTCTCAActttatatcaaaattcacTGATGAGCAGCTACATGTATATGATGTCATTATGACTTCTATCAATTCAGATATTGGTGGAATGTTTTTTGTCTATGGATATGGAGGTACTGGTAAAACCTTTATTTGGAGATCTTTGTCGGCAGCTATACGTTCTAAAGGagaaattgttttaaatgtgGCTTTAAGTGGTATTGCTTCATTGTTATTGCCTGGTGGTAGGACAGCTCACTCCCGGTTTAAGATTCCTATAAACCCAAATGAGGATTCAGTTTGTAATATTAATCAAAGTAGTGAACTTGCCTCATTGATTAGAAGGTGTAAACTTATCATATGGGATGAAGCTCCAATGATCCATAAGTATTGTATTGAGGCTTTGGATAAGAGTTTGCGGGATATCATGCGAAGTGACATTCATTCAAGTATGGAATTACCATTTGGTGGGAAAACCGTTGTTTTTTGTGGTGATTTTAGACAGATATTACCGGTTGTTCCTAAGGGAAGTCATCAAGATATTGTTAATGCAACTATCAATTCTTCTTATCTTTGGAAAAGTTGCAAAGTTTTGAGGTTGACCAAAAATATGAGACTTTTTGGTGTTGAATCTGCCGAGGAGGCATCGAAGTTGAAAGAATTTTCGGATTGGATTGCATCTATTGGAGATGGAGTTGTTGGAGGGCCAAATGATGGTTATGCTAATATAGATGTTCCGAATGACATCTTACTCAAACTGGATGGTGATCCTTTGAAGACAATTGTGTCCAGCATTTATCCTGATTTCATGAATGAAGGTAAACTACGATCTTATTTGCATGATCGAGCTATTTTGGCTCCTACATTGGAGATTGTTGACTCTATCAATGAGTACATGATTTCTTTTAATCAGTCTGAAGGTCGTACTTACTTTAGTTCAGATTGCATATCTAAATCTGATTCCAACTTCAATGCTTTGTCTCATGTTCATGGTGTTGAATTCTTGAATTCAATAAAGTGTTCTGGTACTCCCAACCATGAATTAGTGTTGAAGATTGGTACTCCTGTGAtgttattaagaaatgtagatCATTCCAATGGATTGTGCAATGGTACCCGTTTAATTCTCACACGATTGGGTGATCATGTTTTGGAAGGAGAAGTTTTGGGTGGTCTTAATTCGGGCCATAAGGTATTGATACCTAGGATGCCGTTAGTTCCTTCTGATACAAGGCTTCCGTTCAAGTTCCAGCGTCGACAATTTCCATTGATCGTGTCCTATGCAATGACTATCAACAAAAGCCAAGGTCAGTCTCTTGCTCATGTTGGTCTCTTTTTGAAAAAGCCTGTATTTAGTCATGGACAACTTTATGTTGCTCTTTCAAGAGTTACGAGCCGTGATGGTTTAAAGATTTTAGTTTGTAATGATGATGATGTAGGTTGTGATTCAACTGTTAACGTTGTTTTTAAAgaagtttttcaaaatctataa
- the LOC125200391 gene encoding QWRF motif-containing protein 4-like isoform X1, with translation MTILDLLDSVRKKRSNLQQLKLKLKLYSVWVNQASCLVEWASIERDHTNLMTWAIHDLQASTLRIPVAEGTRVDIRSVKGAVCSADNVMKAMTSSLRPILHQVESMNSLVAELADVAARERAVLNECESLFCSIAALQVEEGSLRSHLLQMKQSWRGDQLSLFWY, from the exons ATGACAATCTTAGATCTGTTGGATTCAGTCAGAAAAAAAAGATCTAATCTCCAGCAGCTGAAGCTTAAGTTGAAGCTTTATTCAGTTTGGGTCAATCAA GCGAGTTGTCTTGTTGAGTGGGCTTCAATTGAGAGGGACCATACTAACTTAATGACCTGGGCCATCCACGATTTGCAGGCTAGTACTCTCCGGATTCCAGTTGCTGAAGGAACAAGG GTAGATATTAGATCTGTAAAAGGAGCTGTATGCTCTGCTGATAATGTGATGAAGGCTATGACATCCTCTTTACGCCCCATTCTCCATCAG GTAGAGAGTATGAACTCCTTGGTAGCGGAACTTGCTGATGTTGCAGCACGTGAAAGAGCCGTGCTTAATGAGTGTGAATCACTTTTTTGTTCCATAGCTGCTTTGCAG GTTGAAGAAGGCAGCCTGAGAAGTCATCTTTTGCAAATGAAGCAATCTTGGAGAGGTGACCAACTTTCCCTATTTTGGTACTAA
- the LOC125200391 gene encoding QWRF motif-containing protein 4-like isoform X2 encodes MTWAIHDLQASTLRIPVAEGTRVDIRSVKGAVCSADNVMKAMTSSLRPILHQVESMNSLVAELADVAARERAVLNECESLFCSIAALQVEEGSLRSHLLQMKQSWRGDQLSLFWY; translated from the exons ATGACCTGGGCCATCCACGATTTGCAGGCTAGTACTCTCCGGATTCCAGTTGCTGAAGGAACAAGG GTAGATATTAGATCTGTAAAAGGAGCTGTATGCTCTGCTGATAATGTGATGAAGGCTATGACATCCTCTTTACGCCCCATTCTCCATCAG GTAGAGAGTATGAACTCCTTGGTAGCGGAACTTGCTGATGTTGCAGCACGTGAAAGAGCCGTGCTTAATGAGTGTGAATCACTTTTTTGTTCCATAGCTGCTTTGCAG GTTGAAGAAGGCAGCCTGAGAAGTCATCTTTTGCAAATGAAGCAATCTTGGAGAGGTGACCAACTTTCCCTATTTTGGTACTAA